One Tomitella gaofuii DNA segment encodes these proteins:
- a CDS encoding alpha/beta fold hydrolase, protein MRRGSGNPLLLVHGLGAGWRSWSPILDGLAEHREVIAVDLPGFGATPPLTGEVSIATLTDSVADFIRDQGLDGVSTVGQSMGGRMVLELARRGIGGDTVALDPGGFWSDRELVVFGATLRPSIALVRALRGTLPVLLGSSVGRTLLLAQLSARPWALSRETVLPDVRGLAESPATRAAMDALTKGPKQQGAPAGTAPGRITIGWGRRDLVTVPRQAARAAELFPDAVLHWFDRCGHFPQWDAPDDATRLILDNTT, encoded by the coding sequence GTGAGGCGGGGGAGCGGCAATCCGCTGTTGCTTGTGCACGGGTTGGGGGCAGGGTGGCGGTCCTGGTCCCCGATCCTCGACGGGCTGGCCGAGCATCGTGAGGTCATCGCCGTCGATCTTCCGGGGTTCGGCGCGACGCCGCCATTGACCGGCGAGGTTTCGATCGCCACCTTGACCGACTCCGTCGCGGACTTCATCCGCGACCAGGGACTGGACGGGGTCTCGACCGTCGGCCAGTCGATGGGCGGACGAATGGTGCTCGAACTCGCACGGCGGGGCATCGGCGGCGACACTGTGGCGCTGGACCCGGGTGGCTTCTGGAGCGACCGCGAGCTCGTCGTCTTCGGCGCCACATTGCGGCCGTCGATCGCATTGGTCCGGGCGTTGCGCGGAACGCTGCCAGTGCTGCTCGGCAGTTCTGTCGGACGAACACTGCTGCTGGCGCAGTTGTCGGCGCGTCCCTGGGCGCTTTCGCGCGAGACCGTGCTGCCCGATGTGCGCGGGCTGGCCGAGTCCCCGGCGACCCGCGCTGCCATGGACGCACTGACCAAGGGGCCCAAGCAACAGGGCGCGCCGGCCGGCACAGCGCCCGGCCGAATCACGATCGGCTGGGGTCGTCGCGACCTGGTGACCGTGCCGAGGCAGGCCGCACGTGCCGCGGAGCTCTTCCCCGACGCGGTGCTGCACTGGTTCGACAGGTGCGGTCACTTCCCGCAGTGGGACGCACCGGATGACGCGACCCGACTGATTCTCGACAACACGACTTGA
- a CDS encoding hemerythrin domain-containing protein — MAEETNVLELLAHEHRGVDELFQRIDLIDAGARELRRDLADQVTSMLIRHTVAEEAIVYPALAEHDEREAARARDDHAEVEAALKKLEQLSADSDEFTDVLRTVIDNVREHIAEEEGPMFDELRTSYSE; from the coding sequence ATGGCCGAAGAAACGAACGTTCTCGAGTTGCTCGCCCACGAACACCGGGGCGTCGACGAACTGTTCCAGCGGATCGACTTGATCGATGCCGGCGCACGTGAGCTAAGGCGGGACCTCGCCGACCAGGTCACGAGCATGCTCATCCGGCACACCGTCGCCGAAGAAGCCATCGTGTACCCGGCTCTCGCCGAACACGACGAGCGCGAGGCGGCCCGCGCACGTGACGACCACGCCGAGGTAGAAGCGGCGCTCAAAAAGCTCGAACAACTCTCAGCCGACAGCGATGAGTTCACCGATGTGCTGCGGACGGTCATCGATAACGTGCGTGAACACATCGCAGAAGAAGAAGGTCCCATGTTCGACGAGCTGCGCACGTCCTACTCCGAATAG